A window of Proteus columbae contains these coding sequences:
- a CDS encoding tripartite tricarboxylate transporter substrate binding protein — MKKTLLAFTLCSSIFTLPAFAQYPEKPITIIVPWAAGGNTDTVARLAAKGLQEELGVTVNVVNKTGGSGVVGHDAIKNAKPDGYTLGIATVEITMMHHQGMTNLTYQDYTPITRLAVIYGGLQVGKSSPFKNAQEIIDYAKANPGKLKASGSGLNSIWHLNTIGMLRAAGLPDNAIRFIPSQGASAALQELASGGVDIVTSSLGEADSMVKAGLVKHMAIMSNEKSAFYPDVPLFKEATPYNWDLQAWNMLVAPKGLDKEVQDKLTAAMKKVYASGELAEFANKQGFEVIELYGDDATQFMANEDKKFGEIIKK; from the coding sequence ATGAAAAAAACACTTCTGGCATTTACCCTATGCAGTTCCATTTTTACACTTCCTGCTTTTGCTCAATATCCAGAAAAGCCGATTACTATTATTGTTCCTTGGGCTGCTGGCGGTAATACTGATACTGTTGCACGCCTAGCGGCTAAAGGGTTACAAGAAGAATTAGGCGTGACCGTTAATGTGGTAAATAAAACTGGAGGTAGTGGTGTTGTAGGTCATGATGCCATTAAAAATGCAAAACCCGATGGTTACACATTAGGTATTGCAACGGTTGAAATTACCATGATGCATCATCAAGGCATGACAAATTTAACTTACCAAGATTACACACCGATTACACGTCTTGCCGTTATTTATGGTGGATTACAGGTTGGGAAATCTTCACCATTTAAAAATGCACAGGAAATTATTGATTACGCAAAAGCAAATCCGGGTAAATTAAAAGCATCTGGCAGTGGTTTAAATTCAATCTGGCATCTCAATACTATTGGTATGTTGCGTGCCGCAGGATTGCCTGATAACGCCATTCGCTTTATCCCATCTCAAGGTGCAAGTGCTGCATTACAAGAGCTTGCTTCTGGTGGTGTTGATATTGTGACCTCTTCATTAGGTGAGGCGGATAGTATGGTAAAAGCAGGATTAGTAAAGCACATGGCAATTATGTCAAATGAGAAATCGGCTTTTTATCCTGATGTACCATTATTTAAAGAAGCCACACCTTATAACTGGGATTTACAAGCATGGAATATGCTAGTTGCGCCAAAAGGGTTAGATAAAGAAGTGCAAGATAAACTTACGGCTGCAATGAAAAAAGTGTATGCATCTGGTGAATTAGCCGAGTTTGCAAATAAACAAGGATTTGAAGTGATCGAGCTATATGGAGATGATGCCACTCAATTTATGGCTAATGAAGATAAAAAGTTTGGTGAAATTATAAAGAAATAA
- a CDS encoding substrate-binding domain-containing protein, which translates to MKKQKRTTITDIAKLAGVSKTTASLVLNGRGKEMRVADDTIARITSIAQKYQYQPNIHARSLRDNRSYALGLVIPDITNYGFASVAYELEILCREAGIQLLISCTDENAAQETLAIEHLLSRQIDGLIVASCLQNDFEYQRLSKQIPVVLFDRYFDGTTLPFVVTDSTTTTQQLIAEIASTNGIDEFYFLGGQSTISPTKDRLLGFTQGLSQAKINLKTEWIIHGHYHPSSGYEMFGSLCASLGRPPKFVFTSACGLLEGVLRYLSQNKIMQDDVYLAGFDDHYLYDSLSIPIDTIAQNNPELASHCFRLIMELINQANLETHQIFVPAKIHQRHE; encoded by the coding sequence GTGAAAAAACAAAAGCGTACGACTATTACAGATATTGCAAAACTAGCAGGCGTATCAAAAACAACAGCTAGTTTGGTATTGAATGGCCGAGGTAAAGAGATGCGTGTTGCTGATGACACCATTGCACGTATTACCTCTATTGCCCAAAAATATCAGTATCAACCTAACATTCATGCTCGCTCTTTACGTGATAATCGCAGTTATGCATTGGGATTGGTTATTCCTGATATTACTAACTACGGATTTGCTTCAGTGGCTTATGAGCTAGAAATATTATGTAGAGAAGCGGGTATTCAGCTACTTATTTCCTGTACGGATGAAAATGCGGCTCAAGAGACTCTCGCAATAGAACATTTGTTATCACGACAAATCGATGGTTTGATTGTGGCTTCTTGTTTACAAAATGATTTTGAATATCAGCGCTTAAGTAAACAAATTCCCGTTGTGTTATTTGACCGTTATTTTGACGGTACAACATTACCTTTTGTTGTCACAGATTCAACTACCACGACACAACAACTTATTGCAGAGATTGCTTCAACAAATGGCATTGATGAATTTTACTTTTTAGGTGGACAATCAACGATTTCACCTACAAAAGATCGCCTTTTAGGTTTTACGCAAGGGCTTTCTCAAGCCAAGATTAATTTAAAAACAGAGTGGATCATTCACGGGCACTATCATCCAAGTTCAGGCTATGAAATGTTCGGCTCTTTATGTGCGTCTTTAGGTCGGCCACCTAAGTTTGTTTTTACTTCAGCCTGCGGTTTGCTGGAGGGTGTATTACGGTATTTAAGCCAAAATAAAATCATGCAAGATGATGTTTATTTAGCTGGTTTTGATGATCACTATCTTTATGATTCATTATCGATACCAATAGATACTATTGCACAAAATAATCCTGAATTAGCCTCACACTGCTTTCGACTCATTATGGAATTAATTAACCAAGCAAATTTAGAAACTCACCAAATTTTTGTTCCAGCAAAAATTCATCAGCGACATGAGTAA
- a CDS encoding sucrose-6-phosphate hydrolase has translation MTKSEGLSAILQAVMRNSAKAAKDKYYPRWHLAPITGLLNDPNGFCFDGKYYHLFYQWDPLSCEHKNKCWGHWRSKDLITWQHQPIALLPDEFYDKDGCYSGSAVIHQGQLTLCYTGNVKFDDGSRTAWQCLAVENQRGGFDKLGPVLGLPEGYSGHVRDPKIWQHNDKWYMVLGAQTLDKQGKVLLYRASHLYQWQLIGELAGSHLGGLDDAGYMWECPDLFELSGHFILLTCPQGIKKEQYRFLNSHSSAYLMGSFDYSTLQFQHGDLIELDAGFEFYAPQTTQVNGRRLLFGWMGVPDGEEMYQPTIANGWIHQMTCPRELQIREGQLYQQPVKELQQLRQNVQYWQGIADDAPEINGFCVELEVELIDSLLIQFSDSLELTIENNQAILKRRSVKNGEWQSRFWSGDIKHLQILCDSSSVEIFFNHGLGVMSSRFFPSAKKIINFSGKNTIKLTTWQLNDALFS, from the coding sequence ATGACAAAAAGCGAAGGATTATCTGCAATTTTACAAGCGGTTATGCGTAATAGCGCTAAAGCTGCAAAAGATAAATACTATCCGCGTTGGCATTTAGCGCCAATAACTGGGTTATTAAATGATCCCAATGGGTTTTGTTTTGATGGTAAGTATTATCATCTTTTCTATCAGTGGGATCCTTTGTCTTGTGAGCATAAAAATAAATGTTGGGGGCATTGGCGTTCAAAGGATCTTATCACTTGGCAACATCAGCCCATCGCTTTACTTCCTGATGAGTTTTATGACAAAGACGGTTGCTATTCTGGCAGTGCAGTGATCCACCAAGGGCAATTAACACTCTGCTATACCGGAAATGTAAAATTTGATGATGGCTCCCGCACTGCATGGCAGTGTTTAGCAGTTGAAAATCAGCGGGGTGGTTTTGATAAGTTAGGGCCTGTTTTAGGGCTTCCTGAAGGTTATAGCGGACATGTTCGTGATCCTAAAATTTGGCAACACAACGATAAATGGTACATGGTATTAGGGGCGCAAACGTTAGATAAACAGGGTAAGGTTTTACTCTATCGTGCATCTCACTTATATCAATGGCAATTAATAGGCGAGTTAGCAGGAAGTCATTTAGGTGGATTAGATGATGCGGGTTATATGTGGGAATGCCCTGATCTTTTTGAACTTAGTGGACACTTTATTTTATTAACCTGTCCTCAAGGAATAAAAAAAGAGCAATATCGATTTTTAAATTCGCACTCTAGTGCTTATTTAATGGGCAGTTTTGATTATTCAACATTGCAGTTTCAACATGGTGATTTAATCGAACTTGATGCAGGTTTTGAGTTTTATGCGCCTCAAACCACACAAGTTAATGGTAGGCGTTTATTATTTGGTTGGATGGGGGTTCCTGATGGAGAGGAAATGTATCAACCGACCATTGCTAATGGCTGGATACATCAAATGACCTGTCCTCGTGAATTACAAATAAGAGAAGGGCAACTTTATCAGCAACCCGTAAAAGAATTACAGCAACTCAGACAAAATGTACAATATTGGCAAGGCATTGCAGATGATGCGCCTGAAATTAACGGGTTTTGTGTTGAATTAGAGGTGGAACTAATAGACTCTCTCTTAATTCAATTCTCTGATTCACTTGAATTAACCATTGAGAATAATCAAGCAATATTAAAACGTCGTAGTGTTAAAAATGGTGAATGGCAATCACGTTTCTGGTCTGGTGATATAAAACATCTTCAAATATTATGTGACAGTTCGAGCGTGGAAATTTTCTTTAATCATGGTTTGGGTGTGATGAGTAGTCGTTTTTTTCCTTCAGCAAAAAAGATCATTAATTTCTCGGGTAAAAACACAATAAAGCTAACAACTTGGCAATTAAATGATGCATTGTTTAGTTAA
- a CDS encoding tripartite tricarboxylate transporter TctB family protein yields the protein MPMLNRHILSLIFCCFGLFLIVYSAYSLGDFSEYGAAFMPSIIGGGMIIFSLIDIFSRNQESDIPLISWREIKFVLLIIGIILFYVFASDYLGFILTGLIITAPLMMKYATTKPIYSFIISASVVLGVYYLFTAVLLVPLPQLF from the coding sequence ATGCCTATGCTAAATCGTCATATTCTATCGCTAATATTTTGCTGCTTTGGTTTATTTCTTATTGTTTATAGTGCGTATTCATTAGGTGATTTTAGTGAATATGGCGCCGCTTTTATGCCTTCTATTATTGGCGGCGGCATGATTATATTTTCATTAATAGATATATTTTCACGTAATCAAGAAAGTGATATTCCATTAATTTCATGGCGTGAAATAAAATTCGTTTTATTAATTATTGGTATTATTCTTTTTTATGTTTTTGCATCAGATTATCTAGGTTTTATTTTAACGGGGTTAATTATTACAGCACCGTTAATGATGAAATATGCAACAACAAAACCGATATACAGTTTTATTATTTCAGCCAGTGTGGTGTTAGGTGTGTATTACTTATTTACCGCTGTACTGTTAGTACCGCTACCTCAGCTATTTTAA
- a CDS encoding tripartite tricarboxylate transporter permease: MDILISALAYIDYTTILVVIGACLFGLFVGAIPGLTSTMAIALMVPFTFFLDPIPALALMISVGASSIFAGDIPGALLNIPGTPASAAYTNDAHSLVKEGKTNRVLGMSLTSSVIGGVIGTIILASTAPVLAEFALKFSSYEYMWLSLIGLSCATIVSGSHIRKSLLALFFGIALSTIGYDEFTGQARFTFGEVSLMQGVSFIPAMIGLFAISGAIKYYVERWKEKQITLSEVNAENNSYNIFKGVGGVVRQRKGGIFRSGIIGTLIGALPGAGADIAAWISYAVSKKLSKNPEKYGHGSEEGIVDASASNNASLAGSWIPSLVFGIPGDSAAAIIIGVLYMKDMQPGPTLFLFNPDKLYAVFIIFFIANLILLPIAFIVVNLLKKIVAIDNAIIYPAIILFSLVGSYAITNTMSSIVVMLVMGVIGYFLQERKFPISPIILGMILGPMLEKNLLSSLMKSDGDFINFINRPISMVLASVFLFIVIMQVRGAFKAK, encoded by the coding sequence ATGGATATATTAATTAGCGCACTTGCTTATATTGATTACACAACAATACTTGTCGTTATTGGTGCTTGTTTATTTGGCTTATTCGTTGGTGCCATTCCCGGATTAACATCAACAATGGCTATCGCATTAATGGTACCATTTACTTTTTTTCTTGATCCGATTCCTGCATTAGCCTTAATGATTTCTGTCGGCGCGTCTTCTATATTTGCGGGTGATATTCCAGGTGCTTTATTAAATATCCCGGGTACGCCTGCATCAGCGGCTTATACCAATGATGCACACAGCTTAGTTAAAGAAGGTAAAACCAACCGCGTATTAGGTATGTCGTTAACAAGCTCTGTGATTGGTGGCGTTATTGGTACAATTATATTGGCGTCAACAGCGCCAGTTTTAGCTGAGTTTGCTTTAAAATTTAGTTCTTATGAATATATGTGGCTGTCTTTAATTGGGCTTAGCTGTGCAACTATTGTTTCAGGTTCACATATTAGAAAAAGCTTATTAGCACTGTTCTTTGGTATTGCATTATCCACCATTGGTTATGATGAATTTACAGGGCAAGCACGCTTTACTTTCGGTGAAGTCTCTTTAATGCAAGGTGTAAGTTTTATTCCAGCAATGATAGGATTATTTGCAATTTCTGGTGCAATTAAATATTACGTTGAGCGTTGGAAAGAAAAGCAAATCACGCTAAGTGAAGTGAATGCTGAAAATAACTCTTACAATATTTTTAAAGGGGTTGGCGGTGTTGTTCGCCAGCGTAAAGGCGGCATTTTTCGTAGCGGAATAATAGGAACATTAATTGGAGCTTTACCTGGTGCGGGTGCCGATATTGCGGCATGGATCTCTTATGCCGTTTCAAAGAAACTCTCTAAAAACCCAGAAAAATATGGTCATGGTTCTGAAGAAGGTATTGTTGATGCTTCAGCAAGTAATAATGCAAGTTTAGCGGGAAGTTGGATCCCATCTTTAGTATTTGGCATTCCGGGCGATTCAGCTGCTGCAATTATTATCGGTGTCTTGTATATGAAAGATATGCAACCAGGACCAACACTGTTTTTATTCAACCCTGATAAATTGTATGCTGTCTTTATTATTTTCTTTATTGCTAATTTAATTTTATTACCGATTGCTTTTATTGTTGTCAATTTATTGAAGAAGATTGTTGCTATTGATAATGCAATTATTTATCCAGCAATTATCTTATTTAGTCTCGTAGGCTCTTACGCAATTACTAATACGATGTCTTCTATTGTTGTTATGTTAGTAATGGGTGTTATCGGCTATTTCCTTCAAGAACGAAAATTCCCAATATCACCCATTATTTTGGGCATGATCTTAGGGCCCATGTTAGAAAAGAATTTACTTTCATCATTAATGAAGTCAGATGGTGATTTTATTAATTTTATTAATAGACCTATTTCGATGGTATTAGCCAGTGTGTTTTTATTCATTGTTATTATGCAAGTTAGAGGTGCGTTTAAAGCTAAATAA
- a CDS encoding PfkB family carbohydrate kinase — protein MFSEERRQEIYTIIREQKKVKVAQLAEKFSVTLETIRSDLKYLEGEGLIKRCHGGAILGKQEIKKISKFSDSFDISCLLHDLLIVRERKDRKPEGKVCVLGSFVVDIIANVDSFPKVGELINSKSNSIGPGGKGTNQAMAASFSDAKVHLITKVGEDHFSKYAYKYLQESGIDSFTIFQTEIEPTGSSISYLADKTQNNITATYLGANNTFSEQEIDISLPYVSEADVLLLQGEINIEANIKAAMFAKSVNKIIVLNVAPYSEDLKQLYATLDFITLNANQASHWADIEINDINDATQAINVISGDENKKVIIYMDELGVVYFDGRATFHIPPMPSLRVDTMAATDAFNGAFASKIAAGGTMHESVLFASAFLSAFIEQKGVTAMPVLSQVQARLKSRLEDIRPQIICNEKRCI, from the coding sequence ATGTTTTCAGAAGAACGGCGACAGGAAATTTACACCATCATCAGAGAACAAAAGAAAGTTAAAGTGGCTCAACTTGCGGAAAAATTCAGTGTCACATTGGAAACTATTCGCAGTGATTTGAAATACCTCGAAGGAGAAGGGTTGATCAAACGTTGTCATGGTGGCGCCATACTAGGGAAACAAGAAATTAAAAAAATAAGTAAATTTAGTGATAGTTTTGATATTTCATGTTTATTGCACGATTTATTAATCGTGAGAGAACGTAAAGATAGAAAGCCAGAAGGCAAAGTCTGTGTGCTTGGGTCATTTGTGGTAGATATTATTGCCAATGTCGATTCTTTTCCAAAAGTCGGAGAGTTAATTAACTCTAAAAGCAATTCGATAGGCCCTGGTGGTAAAGGAACAAATCAGGCAATGGCCGCCAGTTTTTCTGATGCGAAAGTGCATTTGATAACGAAAGTTGGTGAAGATCATTTTAGTAAATATGCATATAAATATTTACAAGAAAGTGGAATTGATTCTTTTACTATTTTTCAAACAGAAATAGAGCCGACAGGCAGTTCAATTAGTTATTTAGCAGATAAAACACAAAACAATATTACAGCGACTTATTTAGGAGCGAACAATACATTCTCTGAGCAAGAGATTGATATTTCTTTGCCTTATGTAAGTGAGGCAGATGTGTTATTGCTCCAAGGTGAAATTAATATAGAAGCCAATATTAAAGCAGCGATGTTTGCAAAGTCTGTTAATAAAATTATCGTGCTTAATGTTGCACCTTATAGCGAAGATTTAAAACAACTTTATGCCACTCTTGATTTTATTACGTTAAATGCAAATCAGGCATCACACTGGGCTGACATTGAAATAAACGATATTAATGACGCCACACAAGCGATTAACGTTATTTCAGGTGATGAAAATAAGAAAGTCATTATCTATATGGATGAGCTTGGTGTGGTCTATTTTGACGGACGCGCCACTTTTCATATTCCCCCTATGCCATCGTTACGAGTGGATACGATGGCAGCCACGGATGCTTTTAATGGCGCATTTGCTTCAAAAATAGCGGCAGGAGGCACAATGCATGAGAGTGTATTATTTGCCAGTGCTTTCCTCTCTGCATTTATAGAACAAAAAGGCGTAACAGCAATGCCTGTACTTTCTCAAGTTCAGGCTCGCCTTAAATCAAGGCTCGAAGATATTCGACCACAAATAATCTGCAATGAGAAAAGGTGCATATAA
- a CDS encoding AzlD domain-containing protein has product MTWSLLLILALVIFMLRYFFLEPAIPVKLPSVIRQALGYSAPCLLTAICAPIVLLEKGEFKGILDNPYLWGTLLCVGLALKIRNTLVVVLLTLVGFYLLNALLN; this is encoded by the coding sequence ATGACATGGTCGTTATTATTAATTTTGGCACTCGTCATTTTTATGCTGCGTTATTTCTTTCTTGAACCGGCGATCCCCGTCAAATTACCGTCTGTGATCAGACAGGCATTAGGATATTCTGCACCTTGTTTATTAACTGCAATTTGTGCACCCATTGTGCTGTTAGAAAAAGGTGAATTTAAAGGTATTCTAGATAATCCTTATCTTTGGGGAACCTTATTATGTGTAGGATTAGCGCTTAAAATACGTAATACCTTAGTGGTCGTATTGCTGACATTAGTGGGCTTTTATCTGCTTAATGCCTTGTTAAACTAA
- a CDS encoding AraC family transcriptional regulator, producing the protein MRQEQAKLIHLPELNSLAYLQAEYLHQTFSRHTHEGFCIGVIDDGAQQFYRTGREHIAPKGDIIIVNADEIHTGSSAVESGWAYQAIYPTPEYLQTLTRDLQQEQGATPWFPDAVIHDPGLSQQLLLLFSLLEQPNNYLLKESLLLSTMAMLILRYSKKRTQEKPLSAIGQRLQWVSELMNDTPENEFSLNTLAEMVNLSPWHFLRQFKKEIGMTPHAWLIQARIRKARQLLSLGHTLTDVTQRCGFSDQSHFHRHFKNAIGVTPGNYLKGLRLSSSLKSPLLS; encoded by the coding sequence ATGCGACAAGAGCAGGCTAAACTTATTCACCTTCCTGAGCTTAATAGCCTTGCTTATCTGCAAGCTGAATATTTGCATCAGACTTTTTCACGTCATACCCATGAGGGCTTCTGTATTGGTGTGATTGATGATGGCGCACAACAGTTTTATCGCACAGGAAGAGAACATATCGCCCCCAAAGGCGATATCATCATTGTTAATGCCGATGAAATTCACACAGGCTCCTCTGCGGTTGAATCAGGTTGGGCTTATCAAGCTATTTATCCCACGCCAGAATACCTGCAAACATTAACGCGTGATCTACAACAAGAGCAGGGTGCAACGCCTTGGTTTCCTGATGCCGTTATTCACGATCCTGGTTTAAGCCAGCAACTTTTATTGCTTTTTTCATTACTGGAACAACCCAATAATTATCTTTTAAAAGAGTCGCTATTACTTTCGACAATGGCAATGTTGATTTTGCGTTATAGCAAAAAAAGAACCCAAGAAAAACCATTAAGCGCTATAGGGCAACGGTTACAGTGGGTGAGTGAATTAATGAATGATACACCTGAAAATGAATTTTCACTTAATACCTTAGCAGAGATGGTAAATTTAAGCCCTTGGCATTTTCTACGCCAATTTAAAAAAGAGATTGGTATGACTCCGCATGCTTGGCTTATTCAAGCCCGTATTCGTAAAGCAAGGCAGTTACTCTCTTTAGGCCACACACTTACCGATGTAACACAACGTTGTGGTTTTTCAGATCAAAGCCATTTCCATCGTCATTTTAAAAATGCCATTGGTGTTACACCAGGTAATTATTTAAAAGGGCTCCGATTATCTTCCTCTTTAAAGTCCCCTTTGTTGTCGTAA
- a CDS encoding AzlC family ABC transporter permease, whose product MEKIKNNNEDRQVMRAFGLGALHVLPLCLAVIPWGILAGSMAVDAGLTFAQSVGMSAIIFAGAAQLVTLGLVASGAGMLTIIFSVFFITAQHLLYGLTLRSHVAHLKWYQRITIGFLLTDELFAVSAQPKVKLTPAYMIGAGLCFYLAWVAVSIVGIIMASQVSDLSRYHLDFSIVATLLAIVIPLIKTFSTLVGVIVSFCLSIIFSWLNIEGGVVIGGLTGMFIAVCVARARGEQK is encoded by the coding sequence ATGGAAAAAATCAAAAATAATAATGAAGATAGGCAAGTAATGCGTGCTTTTGGCCTTGGTGCTTTGCATGTTTTGCCTTTATGCCTTGCGGTTATTCCTTGGGGAATATTAGCGGGATCAATGGCCGTTGATGCAGGATTAACCTTTGCACAAAGTGTCGGAATGTCTGCAATTATATTTGCAGGGGCGGCGCAATTGGTGACATTAGGATTAGTGGCTTCTGGTGCGGGAATGCTGACCATTATTTTTTCTGTCTTTTTTATTACAGCTCAGCATCTTTTATACGGACTAACCTTACGTTCTCATGTTGCCCATTTAAAATGGTATCAACGTATTACAATAGGTTTTTTATTAACGGATGAACTTTTTGCTGTTTCAGCACAACCTAAAGTAAAACTCACACCCGCTTATATGATAGGTGCGGGATTATGTTTTTATTTAGCGTGGGTTGCCGTTAGTATTGTTGGCATTATTATGGCAAGCCAAGTTTCTGATTTATCTCGTTATCATCTTGATTTTTCTATTGTTGCCACGTTATTGGCAATTGTTATTCCGTTAATAAAAACATTTAGTACATTAGTAGGTGTTATTGTCTCTTTTTGCCTATCTATTATTTTCAGCTGGTTGAATATAGAAGGTGGCGTAGTGATTGGTGGATTAACAGGCATGTTTATTGCTGTTTGTGTTGCTAGAGCCAGAGGAGAACAAAAATGA
- a CDS encoding dihydroxyacetone kinase subunit DhaK, which yields MKKILNKPENYVDETLAGLCLAHGDIYRQPQPRLITRSKKANKPKVGIVTGGGSGHLPVFTGYVGEGLLDAAAVGDVFASPSADLMADAIREANSGLGVLLLYGNYGGDIMNFDMATETVDFEDDIRCTTVLAADDVASAKPEEAHKRRGVAGMIYGFKMAGAKAEEGATLDEVTRVAQKTMENTRTIGCALTSCTLPAVGHPTFEIGEDEMEMGMGIHGEPGIWRDKLRNADDIAQEMFERLQTELSLKTGDKVSVLVNSLGATPLEELYILYNKITQLIDKTGATIVHPLVGRYATSMEMTGASLTLCKLDDELEALMNAPAHCAFWRV from the coding sequence ATGAAAAAAATATTAAATAAGCCAGAAAATTATGTCGATGAAACATTAGCGGGCTTATGCCTTGCTCATGGTGATATTTATCGTCAACCACAGCCAAGATTGATTACTCGTTCGAAAAAAGCAAATAAGCCCAAAGTGGGTATTGTAACGGGTGGCGGATCGGGTCACTTACCTGTATTTACAGGGTATGTCGGTGAGGGCTTATTAGATGCAGCCGCCGTAGGCGATGTTTTTGCTTCACCTTCAGCTGATTTAATGGCAGATGCCATTCGTGAAGCAAACAGTGGCTTAGGTGTATTGTTACTTTATGGCAATTATGGTGGCGATATCATGAATTTTGATATGGCGACTGAAACTGTCGATTTTGAAGATGATATTCGTTGTACAACCGTTTTAGCTGCTGACGATGTGGCTTCAGCAAAACCAGAAGAAGCGCACAAACGCCGTGGTGTTGCTGGAATGATCTATGGTTTTAAAATGGCGGGCGCCAAAGCCGAAGAAGGAGCAACACTTGATGAAGTCACGCGTGTTGCTCAAAAAACCATGGAAAATACTCGAACCATTGGTTGTGCGCTGACATCTTGTACCTTACCCGCAGTAGGACATCCTACTTTTGAAATTGGCGAAGATGAAATGGAAATGGGGATGGGTATTCACGGTGAACCGGGAATTTGGCGTGATAAATTACGCAACGCAGATGATATTGCACAAGAGATGTTTGAGCGCTTACAGACAGAATTATCATTAAAAACAGGAGATAAAGTCTCTGTATTAGTTAACTCTTTAGGCGCAACACCATTAGAAGAGCTTTATATTCTATACAACAAAATTACACAGCTGATTGATAAAACGGGTGCAACAATTGTACATCCGTTAGTCGGACGCTATGCCACATCCATGGAAATGACTGGTGCAAGTTTAACATTGTGTAAATTGGATGATGAGCTAGAAGCTTTGATGAATGCACCAGCTCATTGTGCATTCTGGAGGGTATAG